The Acidobacteriota bacterium genome contains the following window.
CGAAGAGAGTCGGTGAGGTTTTAACGATGAGCAATCTCTCTCTGTCTTTGCAGATATTTCCTTTCCATCGATATACGGAAAAGACGGCCGGGATTATGTTCACGCAGGCGGCAAACCTGTTAGTGACTAACGCAGATGCAATCCTTTCTGCCTGTTTGTCGCGGGCGACAGTTGTGAGTATGACCATTGCTCTATTTCTTTTTCTCATTGTGGCTTCTCCCGTTTCTAAATGTTGATTCTCTCAGTATTGAAAGAACCTGAATATTGTAGATTTTGCTGGAAAATATCATATTGGTTTCTATGAAAGCATTTAATTGTATTTTTACGACAATATACAGTCAAGAAAATTCCAATATGAAATTCCTTAATTTTAACAATTTGTTTAAAAATTTCAGGGATGAGATTGTGATATTTTTTCTTGATTTTTCGAAAGTTAATTTGATATATTAAAGTAAAACTTTAAGTGGGATCATGGTAAAGTTTGGCACATCAGGCTGGCGAGGAATCATAGCCGATGATTTTACATTCAGAAATGTTAACGCTGTCTCAAGAGCCATCGCAAGATACCTGAAAGACAGCAAGAAGGAAACCATACGAGTTGCCGTTGCTTGCGATACCAGATTCCTCTCAGAAAAATTTGCAGAAACAGCAGCGTCAGCCCTGAATGAGGAGGGAGTCCATCCCCTCATTCTTTCAGGATTCACACCTACCCCAGTCATCTCCTTTAGCATCGTTCAAAATCAGCTTGCAGGAGGGCTCAACGTCACGGCGAGCCATAATCCTCCCGAGTGGAACGGGATCAAATTTACAACGGAAAGAGGGATGCCGGCTACAACAGAAATCACGAGCCATATAGAGAAGATTGTAGAAGATATTCTTTCCTCTGAAGAGATTCCGGAGATGCCAATGGCGGTTCTGGATGTTGAAACCCTGGATCCGATGGATGCTTACATCCCGCACTTAGAAACCCTGATCGATTTTAAAGCCATATCGCGATCCGGAATGTGCGTTGCCATCGATCCTTTCTATGGAACGGGGATCAGGTACATCCATGAGATCCTGAAAAGGAGTGATATCCGGTACGAGATGATTCACGATCGCAGAGATGTGAACTTTGGCGGATCTGCTCCCGATCCTTCCGACAAGAATCTGTGGGAATTGAAAAAGCTCGTCGTGGATAAGAAAATGACGCTAGGCCTTGCTCTCGATGGCGATGCGGATAGATTCGGCATCATCGATGCTGATGGCCGATTTGTGAATCCCAACCTAATTCTCGGGCTGCTCACAGATTACCTTATTGAGAGCAGGGGATGGAACAGCGGCGTTGGACAGACGGTAGCCACAGGACATCTGATGAAGGAGGCGGCGAGGAAGAATGGTATCCCGATCTATGTTACTCCTGTCGGTTTCAAATATCTGGGAGATCTAATCTCTGCAAAGAAAGTGTTCATCGTCGGCGAGGAGAGCGCTGGGATGAGCATACAGGGGCATGTCCCGGAGAAAGATGGAATACTGGCGGTGCTCCTCGTGCTGGAGATGGTGGCAAAGAGAGACAAGAGTCTGATCGCTCAGCGGGACGATCTCTTCAGAAAAGTTGGTTCCTACTTCAATGAGAGAGTGAATATCCCGGTAACGCGGGATATCATCGAGAGGCTCTATGATAGATTGAAGATCATTCCTGAAAGTGTCGCGGGAAAGAAAGTTAGGGAACTGGATGAAATGGATGGCGTAAAGATTCTCCTGGAAGATGATTCCTGGATACTCTTCCGGAAATCGGGAACTGAGCCCATCGTCCGGCTGTATGTGGAGGCGCATTCCGAACGCCAACTCTCAAACCTTGTGGCGGAAGCTAAGAGATTAATCCTGGAGGATTAGAACTTTTCGGAAAGTAGTGAGGAATCAGATGAGCGTCATCAAAAAGATCATTGCACGTGAGATCCTCGACTCGCGCGGCTATCCGACGATCGAGGTGGATGTCATCACTGAGAATGGCTTTATCGGGAGGGCTGCTGTTCCCTCTGGCGCCTCCACGGGTAAAATGGAAGCGCTGGAACTGCGCGATGACGATGAAAAAAGATTCCTAGGGAAAGGTGTCCTGAAGGCAGTGGCTAACGTGAATGATGTAATTTCACCTGCTCTCTCGGGTATGGATGTATTCGATCAGTCCTTCATTGACAGAACTCTCTTAGGGATGGATGGTACGGAGAACAAATCCAGGCTGGGAGCCAATGCTATTCTTGGAGTCTCCTTGGCCGTTGCAAAGGCCGCTGCCGCGACGTTTGGTGTTCCTCTGTACAGGCAGATCGGTGGAACCGATGCGAAGGAGCTTCCCATCCCACTGATGAATATCCTGAACGGGGGTGTTCATGCTGACAACAACATTGATATCCAGGAGTTCATGATAGTTCCGGCAGGAGCCAATAGTTTCCGCCAGGCGCTTCGGATGGGTGCCGAAGTATTTCAAATGTTGAAGAAGGTCCTGAAGGAGAGAGGGCTCATCACATCCGTTGGCGATGAGGGAGGGTTCGCGCCAAATCTCAAGAATAATGAAGAAGCCCTTCAGATGATCGTAATGGCTATCGAGAAATCTGGCTACAGACCCGGAGAGCAGCTCTTTCTCGCCATGGATGCAGCGGCCTCGAGTTTTTATAGAAACGGCTATTACAATCTGAAGGCCGAAGTGAAGTCGGCCAAGTCGGCAGAGGAATTGGTGGATTACTATGAGTATCTTGTGAAGAGATATCCCGTTGTATCGCTGGAAGATGGAATGGCAGAAAACGACTGGAACGGGTGGAAGATTCTTACGCAAAGGCTCGGGAAAATAATCCAGCTCGTTGGCGACGACATCTTTGTGACCAATCAGAAGATCCTCAGGAAGGGGATAGAGGAAGGTATCGCAAACTCCATTCTCATCAAGCTGAACCAGGTGGGAACACTGACCGAGACTCTTGATACAATGAGACTGGCCCGGGAAGCGGGATTCACTACGATAGTCTCTCACCGATCTGGCGAGACGGAGGACACGACAATTGCGGACCTGGCTGTCGCGATGGATGCCGGCCAGATCAAGACGGGAGCACCGTCACGAACGGATCGTACGGCGAAGTACAATCAGCTTCTCAGGATAGAGGAGGATCTCGGCAAAGATGCCATATATCCTGGCTTAAGGATCTTTAAGAAAGGATGAAACCTATAAAACTGAAAATTGCTTTTCCAACCAGCAATGAGACTTTGCCCGTCTCGGGGAGAGAAAAGGCTCGGAAGAAGAGGAAGAAACTCACCACGAGGATCCTGGCCGTGCTTAGCGTCCTCTTCGTCCTGACGCTGCTCGTCAAGGCTGTCTTCGGGGACAGGGGGTTCCTGAGCGTTCTCAGGATCCAATCGGAATTCGCCTCGCTCTGCGAGGAGGTCGGGCAATTGGAAGAGCAGAATGCCAGGCTAGTTAAAGAGATAGACAGGCTGAGGAACGACGATTATTGCAAGGAGAAGCTTGCGCGCGAAAGGCTTGGATTCCTGAAAGATGGAGAGGTCGTCTTTCTATTCCCAGAATTCGAGAAGGAGAAAAACTCTTTCCCGGGTTCGGAGAGGAGAAATGAGCCTTCTCCCTGAGACTGGTATCCTGCAATTTTAGGGTTAGGAAATTCGTTTTCTATGATCCTGAGAGGATGACGTTCTTCAGATAACTTGCGCATCCTGCCTCGATGGGCATTGGCATAAGCTCCAAAGTAGCGGATCATGACCTGATGTTTCTCCGGGATATGGGAGGTCACTCTGGCGATGAACTCCAGGTAATCCATCCGCTCTTCCTGTAAGCTTCCCTTCCCATATTGGTAGATGACCTGACCCTCTTTCTCATCCAGAGACAATCTCTCTAAAGAGAGGAGGGGGCCGGATACTGATGAGTTCTTCTTTCAGGAGCAGAGAAAAGACCTCCCTGGCGAAGAATCGAGCCATCAAGCCATCGTCGAAGCTTGAAACTTTTAGGTTCGTTCGAACCGACTTTGATATTCTGAAAGGAATTCCTCGAAGTGATGAAAGAGCACACGATAGAGAACAGTCTTTTCTGGGTGCCTCTGGCGGTATATCCTGGACATGAAAAAGTTGGGCTTTCACAGAACATACCAGGATCCGCAAAGAACCAGAATATGGCAGTGGTGATCCTCCCAAATTGAAAATCACACACTGACAAGGGCTCGCGCATCTCATCCCACAAATACCACCCTGAGAGCTCGCCGCGACCCGAATTCGATGCGTTGAGCTCGCTCGAGTCATACGAGTTCAACTGTCACAAGTCGCTTTTCAGGCTGGGGCAAGAGCTGCGGGTGGCGAGGGAGGCGATCGAGAAGTTCGAGCCGGAATACTTGTTTTTGGATGGCTCTGTCGTGCCCCAAATAACGGACAAGCCCCCCAAGGATTCGGAAGTGAATGAGTTGTACGGGAGGGTGATAGGCGAGTACACGAGCCTATACGAAGCAGCCGAATCGCACCGATGTTCTCTGGCCGGCGTGATAAAGGACAGTAGGGGAAAGCGTTTCCAGAGAGCGCAGGCGTGCTCTCCCACTCCCACGACACCTCCTTCCTGTATTTTCTCCTCGAACCCATGGAGCGCACTTTCTCTTACGCGCACTCCAGCAAGGAGCACCCGGTGTTGCGGGACTTGGGCGAGTGGGGCAAGAAAGCAGTTGCTTTTTATGCAAAGCCCGTCTCTGAGGACAGGCCCTTGCGAATCGAGTTCATGGGCGCGCCAGACAAGCGCGATTCCATCGCGAGCACCGTTTGCTCTCTCTCGAGGCTCAGCAAGTCCTATGCCTACCCAGCGGTATTTATTGAAGCGGACTTGCGGGCTGCGCTCGACAGAATCGAGTTGGAGCGCGCTTACAGGCAGCTTCTCGGCCAAGTGGGATTCCGGAGCTCGATAATGAAGCTGAGGAGGGACTCAAGGCCTTTCAGGTAAAAATGCACCCTGAAAACGAGTCGATGAGGCTCGGGCTTGCAGGGCTCGCGGCCTTTCCGGCAATTATTGTGCTTCTTTAAGCGCTCTCTCCGTTTCTTGCGCAAGTAGCTTGTCTATCTCGCGCAAATTTTCTAAAGCCAGCCTCTTGGTCTCCTGCGCCCTCAAGTCATCTGAAGCCGCAGTAAAATTGAGCACCCCATCGAAGTCTTTTCTCGCGCCCTCCAAATCGCTTAAAACCATTTGCCTCACCACCCCTCTTGCATAATACTGGTGGCCGTTCGCAGGCGGAATCTTGTCTAGATCTTTCAAGAGCTTTCCAGCTTCCGCTTCCATTCCCATGGATTGCTTGAACTTCGCGAGCCGCGCCAACGCAGTCGCATAGTAAACGTAGTTTTTATCGAATTCTTCTTGCGGGGCTCCTTGCTTCGCTGTCCCGTGCGGGCCGCGCTCCACTACTTTACCGTAGGCTTCTTCGACAACCGAAGCCATCGCGAGCGCTTCCTTGTCCGAAAGCATTGCCTCCGCGACCTCAACCATTTTCGGGTCTGACACATTGTTGCCCCCCAAAACCGCTTCCCTTATGGCAAGCATTTGCTGGGCGCACGCGCCGATGTTCAAGTGGATTACTGAAGGCACTTCTTCCTCGAGGAAGCGCCAGGAGGCTTGCACGTAGCTCGCTTGAGCGTTTCTGAGGCTCTGCATCGACTCATTCAAGGCAATCAGCTTTTCTTTTATGCCACGGGAATTGGATGCCTTCCTCCAAGCTTTTTCCGCCCTCTCCATCCAAAGGTCTCCGATGTCCGCCCAAAGCTCTGCGGAGTCGACGATGGCGAGCTGGCCTGCCACCTCCCTTATCTTTCCCGAGCGCACGAGCTCCTCGCGGACTTCAGGGCTCGTTAAAACAGAGCTCCCGAGCAAGACAAACTTGCCTAGCGCATCCTTTTTCTGTTTCGTAGGCAGCTTCGAAACGTAGAGCTCGCGAATCCACTCGTAATCTTTCTCGCCGAGAATCTCTTGAAGCAATCCGTGGAAAACAGCTGCGGCAGTGGTTGTCACCCCCACATGGTCTTTAAGCGAGTCGGCTCCGCTCGCTTGCTTTGCGAGCGCGTCAAGCTCTTCCAGCACGAACAGATCGCGGTTGAGTTTTCTCGGCTTGGGCGCCTCCACCACCACTTTTTCTTCTTTCACGGCCCCGGGGATAGGCTGCCTCGCTTCCTCCTGAAATCTAACTACTGGCACGCTAACGTCTTTTGCAAGCAAGCCAGTAACCGCTTCCATCCTCTCCTCAATTGCCGCGTGAAGCAAGCCAGCCACCGTTTTCTCGCTAACTGCCGCAGAAAGCACTTCCCTAATACTGTGCCTGGGCGCCCCAAAGCTTCTCGCGATCTGCAGCGACTTTACGGCATCCCGCACGAGCTGCATGGCAGCATCGCTTTCTCCTTC
Protein-coding sequences here:
- the cutA gene encoding divalent-cation tolerance protein CutA is translated as MRKRNRAMVILTTVARDKQAERIASALVTNRFAACVNIIPAVFSVYRWKGNICKDRERLLIVKTSPTLFEKTRKKIREIHPYELPEIIALPVEKADIDYLRWIGNSLFPDSATDKKSKKNSSK
- the eno gene encoding phosphopyruvate hydratase, which encodes MSVIKKIIAREILDSRGYPTIEVDVITENGFIGRAAVPSGASTGKMEALELRDDDEKRFLGKGVLKAVANVNDVISPALSGMDVFDQSFIDRTLLGMDGTENKSRLGANAILGVSLAVAKAAAATFGVPLYRQIGGTDAKELPIPLMNILNGGVHADNNIDIQEFMIVPAGANSFRQALRMGAEVFQMLKKVLKERGLITSVGDEGGFAPNLKNNEEALQMIVMAIEKSGYRPGEQLFLAMDAAASSFYRNGYYNLKAEVKSAKSAEELVDYYEYLVKRYPVVSLEDGMAENDWNGWKILTQRLGKIIQLVGDDIFVTNQKILRKGIEEGIANSILIKLNQVGTLTETLDTMRLAREAGFTTIVSHRSGETEDTTIADLAVAMDAGQIKTGAPSRTDRTAKYNQLLRIEEDLGKDAIYPGLRIFKKG
- a CDS encoding phosphoglucomutase/phosphomannomutase family protein; this translates as MVKFGTSGWRGIIADDFTFRNVNAVSRAIARYLKDSKKETIRVAVACDTRFLSEKFAETAASALNEEGVHPLILSGFTPTPVISFSIVQNQLAGGLNVTASHNPPEWNGIKFTTERGMPATTEITSHIEKIVEDILSSEEIPEMPMAVLDVETLDPMDAYIPHLETLIDFKAISRSGMCVAIDPFYGTGIRYIHEILKRSDIRYEMIHDRRDVNFGGSAPDPSDKNLWELKKLVVDKKMTLGLALDGDADRFGIIDADGRFVNPNLILGLLTDYLIESRGWNSGVGQTVATGHLMKEAARKNGIPIYVTPVGFKYLGDLISAKKVFIVGEESAGMSIQGHVPEKDGILAVLLVLEMVAKRDKSLIAQRDDLFRKVGSYFNERVNIPVTRDIIERLYDRLKIIPESVAGKKVRELDEMDGVKILLEDDSWILFRKSGTEPIVRLYVEAHSERQLSNLVAEAKRLILED
- a CDS encoding septum formation initiator family protein, with product MKPIKLKIAFPTSNETLPVSGREKARKKRKKLTTRILAVLSVLFVLTLLVKAVFGDRGFLSVLRIQSEFASLCEEVGQLEEQNARLVKEIDRLRNDDYCKEKLARERLGFLKDGEVVFLFPEFEKEKNSFPGSERRNEPSP